The following proteins are encoded in a genomic region of Oncorhynchus gorbuscha isolate QuinsamMale2020 ecotype Even-year linkage group LG11, OgorEven_v1.0, whole genome shotgun sequence:
- the LOC124047973 gene encoding CD209 antigen-like protein A, with protein sequence MDNDENTYANSSSFRASPREGAIYFQRWKRPSRAAAVCLGLLCVLLLAGIISLSVYQRIQSTSYNNLTKERDQLQKEKENLNKKIKGRRCPEGWREFEFSCYYITNEKKTWTQSSEECQEFGADLVIINSKEEQVFINGLYQTKNNVWIGLTDSVTEGTWKWVDGTPLTTANWERGQPNGNNGTDQDCGEFVYHPTSQGWWNDEKCSNKQNWTMVMV encoded by the coding sequence ATGGACAATGATGAAAATACATATGCCAATTCAAGTTCCTTCAGGGCCAGCCCAAGAGAAGGAGCAATATATTTCCAGAGGTGGAAGAGACCCTCCAGAGCTGCTGCAGTGTGTCTGGGGCTGCTGTGTGTTCTCCTACTTGCTGGGATCATAAGCCTGTCTGTCTACCAGAGAATCCAATCGACCagttacaacaacctgactaaagagagagaccagctacagaaggAGAAAGAAAACCTGAACAAGAAGATCAAAGGGAGACGCTGTCCAGAAGGCTGGAGGGAGTTTGAATTCAGCTGTTACTACATCACCAATGAGAAAAAAACATGGACTCAGAGCAGtgaagaatgccaagagtttggaGCAGATCTGGTGATCATAAACAGCAAAGAGGAACAGGTATTTATCAATGGATTATACCAAACAAAAAATAATGTCTGGATTGGTCTTACTGACTCAGTTACTGAAGGGACCTGGAAATGGGTGGATGGTACACCACTGACCACAGCGAATTGGGAGAGAGGGCAGCCCAACGGCAACAATGGAACAGACCAGGACTGTGGGGAGTTTGTATATCATCCAACTAGTCAAGGGTGGTGGAATGATGAGAAATGTTCCAATAAACAAAATTGGACTATGGTGATGGTCTGA